The Clostridia bacterium DNA segment CGAATCGGTAGCGTTCTGTCCCGTCTAGTGAGATGACTACCCACTTGCTATCTTCTATGGTTAACGTCAATAGGCCCTGGTTCGTCATCATCTCCTGCTCGTATGGTTTATCCGAGCCATCATAGTAGTGAACAGAGAAATAGGCATCATAGTCAGAAATATCCAAAGAAACCCTATCCTCAGCGAGCCGGAAGTTATAGTACTTCCCTTGGAAATCACTGGTACTGTCCGGTCTAGGAGCACCAAACAGTGCTTCCAAGTCAGAATCTTTTCCCATGCTAATCGTATCTGGCAATCGTTTCAAATCCGTCAGCTCATGGTTTTGTCTAAAATAGTACACGATTTCATAGAGCTGGTTGAGGTCTTCATCCGAAATACGATCCGATACTTGTATGCTGCCGTCAGAACCAAGCATGTTGTTGCGTGTAAGTATCTCATTAAAACGATTATTCTGGCTCCGGATAGATACTGCAAAAGCACTCACGGGGCCTAGTACAGATACTAACATCATCACAGCCAAGGCCATAATCAGCGTAATATTCCATTTAATCTTCCTCAGGTTAAAATAGAGATAGGAAAAAGTAACCCATAGACCAGCTAGTAAAATGAAGTAGCGGTTCTCGGAAAACCCATATTGCCCAATTCTCATAAATATAGCCACGAACATCATGGCCAAAAGTGGAAGAACCAATCGGGGATACCAAGTATTGAAATTCTTGATCCAACTCTTTTCTTCTTGTATTGGAGACAAAACAAATATGGCCAAGGCCCCGATGGCAGATGAAAAAATTACCAAATAGGAAACCATGCCCGATGGCCAATTTCTAGTTATAATAATTTTGAAAAAATAGAGATATAAGACAAGCGAATAAACACTTAATAACGGTAAAACAATATGAGTAAAGATGGTCTGCAATACTTTCCCCAGCTCACTTCTTCCCATATCTTCTGTCAATTTAGGTATGCCTGCCAATAAGAAGGTTGCAGCAAAAACACCAAATACCAAAACCCAAGTATAGGTATAGAAGTCTCCACTCATTTTCTCATACAACAGATTCTCAATAGCAAACAAAATGGCTGTAATGCCTAATCCTAGTACAATGGTATATGCTAATGTCTCGAAAAAGCGAGCCATTAAGCGAATCACATAGAACTCATAACCTTTGCGTTTTACTATATAGGGAATGGTTGTAAAAGCAAATAGCAATGCTCCCATAAGCATAAAATGGCGAATCATGACAGCATCTGTCTCGTAGTGCACCATAACAAAGATGTAATAGAGTACCAAAATACCTATTTGCAAGCCATACGAAATCAGACGTTTAAAAAAAGAAACATCCAATCGTTCCAGAATTGCTTGCGCAGCGATGCTAATGGTCATCCCCAAAAACAGCGTAAGTAAAAGTTTTGT contains these protein-coding regions:
- a CDS encoding DUF4153 domain-containing protein; translated protein: MKIKDIFSKDNFERLGDVFIDTWKRYPLTLAMSYLAVILVIYRIASNIGYDHIAYEVITKLLLTLFLGMTISIAAQAILERLDVSFFKRLISYGLQIGILVLYYIFVMVHYETDAVMIRHFMLMGALLFAFTTIPYIVKRKGYEFYVIRLMARFFETLAYTIVLGLGITAILFAIENLLYEKMSGDFYTYTWVLVFGVFAATFLLAGIPKLTEDMGRSELGKVLQTIFTHIVLPLLSVYSLVLYLYFFKIIITRNWPSGMVSYLVIFSSAIGALAIFVLSPIQEEKSWIKNFNTWYPRLVLPLLAMMFVAIFMRIGQYGFSENRYFILLAGLWVTFSYLYFNLRKIKWNITLIMALAVMMLVSVLGPVSAFAVSIRSQNNRFNEILTRNNMLGSDGSIQVSDRISDEDLNQLYEIVYYFRQNHELTDLKRLPDTISMGKDSDLEALFGAPRPDSTSDFQGKYYNFRLAEDRVSLDISDYDAYFSVHYYDGSDKPYEQEMMTNQGLLTLTIEDSKWVVISLDGTERYRFDIGSYGEVLYHLEQEEGYQSLQEALVHREENDDVRILLYLNYIRTDLLSDGVESMDIDCYIGIR